One Companilactobacillus farciminis KCTC 3681 = DSM 20184 genomic window, TGAATTATATAAATATCCGATGAATGCTATTTTTTTTGGAAGTGTTATCTCTTTTAGAGATAAATTGAACGTAGAAGAAGGAAGAAAGTAATGAATAATTTAAAAGTAATTGGTAAAGAGAAAATTGGATCAATTGAATTTATAGGAATTGAAGGCGGCTTCGGTAAAGATAAAAAAGCAATGTTAGTTAAAGATATTGCAAAGATTCATGGTACAACTGTTGGACGTATCAATGAATTAATAAATAGAAACATTAAAAGGTTTAAGAAAGGCATTGATCTTATCGATTTAAAAACTGGTAATTTCGCTATCGTTTTAAACGAGAGCGGATTTAGTCAAAATCAAATTAATGCCACAAAGAATATTTATCTATTATCTGAGCGTGGTTATAGCAAATTACTTAAATTACTTGAAGATGATAAAGCTTGGGAACTGTATGACCAATTGGTTGATAACTACTTCAATATGCGAGTTGCAATTAAAGAAAATAATCCAGCTATTGTAAAAGACAAACGTTTGGAAATTATGGAGAAGAATGCAGCTACTAGAAAAGCAAATTTAATGTACCGAATTGCTATGGCAACTGAATCTAATTCTTCGAAGCAATCATTACTAGCTAATGCAGCTAAAGAGTTAACTGGAGAAATGACTATTCCAGTCATGAAAAAAAAGGAGTATTCAGCGACCGATGTTGGAAATCAAGTTGGGCTTACCGCTAATAAGGTTGGTCGTATTGCCAACAAATTTGGAATCAAAGCAAAACAACCTGGTCAGAACAAATATGGTCGTTGGTCAAACAGTAAGTCACAACATTCTGATAAGGAAGTTCCGCAGTGGTTGTACTTTGATGAAGGTCTGAAATTTATCAAAGACAATGTGCAATAACTTGATGAAAAAATAACAGTAAGGGAGGTAGGAAATATGGATATTAGAAAAGCGGTTAAAGGATATCAGAGCAAACAAAAAGGTATCACACGTATGAAGTGGATGCCCTATGCAGCAACGATAATTCCAACTAATACTTCATCATGTTTCATTTTGGTTCCATTTGATGAAGACGATCGGATTGGTCGAAGATGGAACCCAACGATCAATGAACTTAAAGATATTTGAAATAAAAGAACGTACCTACAGCAACCCGGATGGTTCTGTAAGAGTGACTAAAACTCCTAAAGTTACTGGAAAAGGTCAAACATATTTTGTTAATAAATTTTTAAAGGAGATATAGCCTTGGAAAATCATGAGTACGTTTACTTTTATAAGGATGGTAATGACAGAATACCTATTCTTACTGGTGGAACAAGTAGGTTTAGTATGATTTTTTTCATTGATGAGGCAGAAAAAAAATCCTTGTCGAAGCTGTTACCTTCGAACAAGAATCTTTATGTAATGGTTGATGGACATATATTTAAAATACTATAGTCCAAGTTTTTGTTTAGCAATTGCGGTTGCCAAAGCAGTTATTACAGAGAATGAGGCAGTGACACCTTTATCGATGAGTTTTTGTTTGGTTTCTTTCCAAATGGATGGATTTCTTATGGAATTCAAATATTGATTACAATCCCAGGTTAAATTACCTATAAGGATGACATATGGACCCTCACCACTATAGGTCACTTTACCTGTGATGAATCCAGCTTCCTCCATTTTGTCAATTGTAAATGCTAGTTCATTTAAGGAAACATGATTTTCATCAGCAAAATTACGGATTTCCTTATTAGTTGGTCCCTGTAAATGTTCACTTTCTGCACATTCAATTAAAGTTTTTCTAACAAAATCGTAGTCTAGTTCCATTATTATCACCTCGAATATATATGAATTAATCAAATTATAACAATAGAAAGGAGCTGATTACATGCCAGAACAACAATTCGCAAAGGTAGCATATGACATTGAACGTTCAATTAAGATCGCATTGCTTAATCGAGATATGACTCAAAAAGAGTTAGCCGAATTGATTCATGCTAATCCACAGCAACTAAATAGAGCCATTAAAGGCGACATGACACCTAAATCACATAAACTACGTGAACAAGTAGCACGAGTTTTAAATCTATAAGAAAGAAGGTAAGAAGTAATGAACAATTTACAAGAATTTAATTTTAAAGGAAACAATGTACGAACAGTACAAATTGACAGCAAACCTTATTTTGTGGGTAAAGACGTGGCTGACATTCTTGGCTATAAAAATGGAAGCCGAGATATAAATAAACATGTAGATGATGACGATAAGCTGAAGTACCAAATCAGTACCGCAGGTCAATTACGTGAACAAACAATTATTAATGAATCAGGACTTTACAGTTTAATTCTTTCTAGTAAATTACCAGCCGCAAAAGAATTCAAACGTTGGGTAACATCAGAAGTTCTACCAACAATACGAAAACATGGTGCTTACTTAACTGATTCAGCAATTGAGCAAACGTTAACTGATCCAGATTATCTAATTAAGCTAGCTACACAGCTTAAAACGGAACGTGAGGGTAGGTTGATTGCTGAACAACAAGTGGCAGAGGACAGACCAAAAGTTACTTATTATGACAAAGTTCTTTCCAATCCGTCTTTAGTAACGATCACAATTATCGCTAAAGATTACGGGATGAGTGGTAGAGAAATGAACGCTAAACTTCATGAACTTGGAATTCAATATAAACAAGGTAAAACATGGTTGCTTTATTCTAAATATCAACATAATGGTTGGACTCATTCAGATACAACGATGGTTAGACGAAAAGATGGAACTGAAAAGGCTGTTTTAAACACTAAGTGGACTCAAAAAGGTCGTTTAGGATTATATGAAATCCTTAAGCAGCACAGTATTTATCCGATGATTGAGAAATTACTGGAGGATTAATCAATGTTAAACGATGAACAGTTCAATGAATTAAAAACTGTATTACTAGCAGCTACTAATAAACGTTGGTTAAGAACCAAAGACCTACCAGGCTATTTAAATATGGCTGATAGCACAATTAGAGAGAACCTACCAGATTTACCGTTTCACATAGTTGGTGGAACGAAATTATATGATCCACAGGAAATAGACGATTTTATTAGAAACAAATAAAAACAAGCGTGGGAGCAAAGTTTTATGAGAAGTATTCCAGTACCAACGATTATATGGTTACCAATCTTAGTCTGGTTCGTGACTTACCAGCTTACTAAGACTGGTGGATTAAAAAACTGGTTAAAGAAGTATACAGATTTCTATATGTAAAGGAGAGATGTTATGAGTGCATTAAAAAAAGCCATCTCATGTGGTGATGAGATAACTTTAAAAAACGTAAGGTTCAAAGGTTCAATTATTTCTGGTCAAACATCGATTCCTTTAAACCATAATGTTCTGCAACTTGTTTACAAGAATCTAAGTAAAATTCTTCATGCAATGAAGCTTTGAAATTATCTAAAAGTAAAGAAGTTAGGGCATCGGAATTAACTTTTAAAAACTTATCAATTAGTTCTGTTGCAGTCGGATTAACTAATTGATGATCTGTTTCATTGAACTTAAATTCTCTTAATGTTTTAGACATTGCAGTGTCTAATGCTTTCTGAGCGTTCACATTGTTATTAATAGGAATATTTTCCATTATTATCACTTCCTTTCTCAAGGAAGATTATATCAAAGAAGGAGAAATTTAAATGGACAACTTAGAAATTAAAACTGACACCGATTATGATCCAAACGGTGATTGTGAGCCTTATGACACAATGATTGACGATAAATTAACAGGAGATGAGCCACGTGAATTCTAAAGAGTTTAGTGAATTACTATCCGAACACAAAAAGATGAATAGAACGATTAAATACACTGAAACCTTAATCGATGAACAAAGACAGCTCCAGGCTAATGCTGAGAGTCGAGACGATGAGAAGGCATACAGCAATTGTATTTTAAGACTGCAAGTCACGAACAGCCGTTATAAATCTGAGAATGATGACATTGAAAGTAAGCTAATTAAAGCGTTCCAGGAGGCTAAAAATGGCAATCAATAAAGACGTGGTAGCGATTGAGAATGCTTTAGATGAGTTCGTGCGAATTGGTGAAGAGATTGGACGTAAGTCTGAGCAAATCGAAGCATACGAGGCTAGAAAGTATGTGGAAAGTATGCAAGGGATTGATAATCAATCATTAACCTATCACATTGAGCGTTTAAAGCATTATCGGGATGACTTGATGATTGATAAGGCTAGAGCCGAAACAGATGTTAGAAATGCGTTTGAACACTACTACGCTTGAGAGGAGATGAGGATGTGACAATCAGTGAGCAGCTAAACAGATTGATTGAGCTGGCTATGAAGTATAGGAGTAAACAACTCTGGTTTAGATTCATTTCATCTGAACACAATCGCAACAAATATATTTCAGCAGCTAACGATTTGGAGAAACAAAAAAAGTCCATCCTGACGGCAATCAGAACGGACAATCAATATATTAATTAACAATTTAAGTATACCACGAGAGGGGAATGAGTTTAATGGCAACTTTATATGATCTAACAGGCAAGTATCTACAGTTAGCTGAGCTTGCGGAAGAAACAGACCCACAACTATTCAGCGACACGATGGACAGTATCACAGATGCAATCGAAGACAAAGCAGTCGGATATGCAAAAGTCGATAAAGAGTTAGCAAAAGATGAGAAAGCTCTTAAAGAAGAGGCTAAACGCCTAACTGATAGAGCTGCATCGATTGCTAGAAACAGAAAGAATTTAAAAGGCAATCTGCAAGAAGCAATGGAATCAACCGGACAATCAAAAATTAAAACTCCTGAGTTTACTATTTACATCCAAAATAATACACCAGCATTAAGAATTTTCGACGAGAGTGAGATTCCGGCGTATTTGGGAAAGACTACTACAGTGCCCGATAAGTCGAGAATCAAAAAAATGCTAAAGGAAGGAAAAGATGTTCCAGGTGCGGAGTTAATTCAAGGTTCATCTTTACGGTATAGATAGATGGCATTACATTCAATGAAAGATGTTTCTAAAACGGATAAATTTCGAGTCGCAATTTACGGCAAGCCTGGAACGGGTAAGACATCGACAGCTAAATATTTAACAGGTAAATCGATCATTGTCCCGTTTGATAATTCTGAAAAAGTCCTGGGTGGTTTAGATAATATCGAAGCAGAAACGTTTGATAAATCGATTCCTACTAAGGAACTAGCGAGACTAGCAACAGAACTACCTAAGGAATTAACGGGATTCAATAACTTGATTTTAGATAATGTATCAGCCTTGGAAAAAGCTTGGTTCATTGAACAAGGTCGAAACTCAAAAAGCGGTATTAGAAACGAGTTACAAGATTATTCGGG contains:
- a CDS encoding ORF6N domain-containing protein translates to MNNLKVIGKEKIGSIEFIGIEGGFGKDKKAMLVKDIAKIHGTTVGRINELINRNIKRFKKGIDLIDLKTGNFAIVLNESGFSQNQINATKNIYLLSERGYSKLLKLLEDDKAWELYDQLVDNYFNMRVAIKENNPAIVKDKRLEIMEKNAATRKANLMYRIAMATESNSSKQSLLANAAKELTGEMTIPVMKKKEYSATDVGNQVGLTANKVGRIANKFGIKAKQPGQNKYGRWSNSKSQHSDKEVPQWLYFDEGLKFIKDNVQ
- a CDS encoding DUF2513 domain-containing protein gives rise to the protein MELDYDFVRKTLIECAESEHLQGPTNKEIRNFADENHVSLNELAFTIDKMEEAGFITGKVTYSGEGPYVILIGNLTWDCNQYLNSIRNPSIWKETKQKLIDKGVTASFSVITALATAIAKQKLGL
- a CDS encoding helix-turn-helix domain-containing protein codes for the protein MPEQQFAKVAYDIERSIKIALLNRDMTQKELAELIHANPQQLNRAIKGDMTPKSHKLREQVARVLNL
- a CDS encoding phage antirepressor — its product is MNNLQEFNFKGNNVRTVQIDSKPYFVGKDVADILGYKNGSRDINKHVDDDDKLKYQISTAGQLREQTIINESGLYSLILSSKLPAAKEFKRWVTSEVLPTIRKHGAYLTDSAIEQTLTDPDYLIKLATQLKTEREGRLIAEQQVAEDRPKVTYYDKVLSNPSLVTITIIAKDYGMSGREMNAKLHELGIQYKQGKTWLLYSKYQHNGWTHSDTTMVRRKDGTEKAVLNTKWTQKGRLGLYEILKQHSIYPMIEKLLED
- a CDS encoding siphovirus Gp157 family protein — its product is MATLYDLTGKYLQLAELAEETDPQLFSDTMDSITDAIEDKAVGYAKVDKELAKDEKALKEEAKRLTDRAASIARNRKNLKGNLQEAMESTGQSKIKTPEFTIYIQNNTPALRIFDESEIPAYLGKTTTVPDKSRIKKMLKEGKDVPGAELIQGSSLRYR
- a CDS encoding AAA family ATPase is translated as MALHSMKDVSKTDKFRVAIYGKPGTGKTSTAKYLTGKSIIVPFDNSEKVLGGLDNIEAETFDKSIPTKELARLATELPKELTGFNNLILDNVSALEKAWFIEQGRNSKSGIRNELQDYSGWTNFFIRVIDSFYKLPINILVTAWETQNDFTSMTGQTFDQYSPQLRDSVRDTFMGLTDVVGRVMVNPDTGKRGVILEGNDGIYAKNRLDSRKACAVEDLFNWETKPADKK